CGGCCAGGAGGATTCCGCGTCGGCGCGTGCCCACGCCGAAGAACTCCTCGCCGATGCCGCCCGGACAACTGCTCGGTGATAGGGTTGAATTCCGTGGCGCAGCAAATAAACTCCCGGTTCCTGAAATCCGCAACGACCAAGCACATCTTCGTGACTGGCGGCGTGGCCTCCTCACTCGGCAAGGGACTGACGGCATCCAGCCTGGGTCACCTCCTGAGGGCGCGCGGCCTCTCCGTGACGATGCAGAAGCTCGATCCCTACCTGAACGTCGATCCCGGCACGATGAACCCGTTCCAGCACGGCGAGGTCTTCGTCACCGACGACGGTGCCGAGACCGATCTGGACATCGGGCACTACGAACGGTTCCTCGACGAGAACCTCGACGGGTCGGCGAACGTCACGACCGGTCAGGTCTACTCGACGGTCATCGCCAAGGAACGCCGCGGCGAGTACCTGGGCGACACCGTCCAGGTCATCCCGCACATCACGGACGAGATCAAGCGCCGCATGCGCCTGCCGGCCGAGGCGACACCTGGTAAGAAGGCCCCGGACGTCATCATCACCGAGATCGGCGGAACCGTCGGCGACATCGAATCGCAGCCGTTCCTCGAATCGGCCCGGCAGGTCCGCCAGGACGTCGGCCGGAACAACGTCTTCTTCCTCCACGTCTCGCTCGTGCCGTACATCGGCCCGTCGCAGGAACTGAAGACCAAGCCCACCCAGCACTCGGTGGCCATGCTGCGCTCGATCGGTATCCAGCCCGACGCCATCGTGATCCGCTCCGACCGCGAGGTCCCCGCCGCGATGCGCGAGAAGATCGGCCGCATGTGCGACGTCGACCTCGACGCCGTGGTGAACGCGGCGGACGCGCCGAGCATCTACGACATCCCGAAGACCCTCCACGCCCAGGGCCTCGACGCCTACATCGTCCAGGCGCTCGACCTGAAGTTCAAGGACGTCAACTGGACCAAGTGGAACAAGCTGCTCGAAGCGGTCCACAACCCGAAGCACCAGGTCGAGGTGGCGCTGGTCGGCAAGTACATCGACCTCCCCGACGCCTACCTCTCGGTGACCGAGGCGCTGCGCGCCGGCGGTTTCGCGAACAAGGCCAAGGTCACCATCAAGTGGGTCCCGTCCGACGAGTGCCAGACACCGGAGGGCGCGAAGAAGGCGCTCGCCGGCGTCGACGCGATCTGCATCCCGGGCGGTTTCGGCATCCGCGGCCTCGAGGGCAAGCTCGGCGCGCTGACCTACGCCCGCGAGAACAAGGTCCCCACCCTGGGTCTCTGCCTCGGTCTGCAGTGCATGGTGATCGAGTACGCCCGGAACGTCGTGGGGCTGGAGGGCGCGTCGTCGAGCGAATTCGAGCCGGACACGGAATACCCCGTCATCGCGACCATGGCCGAGCAGCTCCACATCGTCGCCGGCGAAGGGGACATGGGCGGCACGATGCGCCTGGGCCGCTGGGAGGCGAAGCTCCAGGAGGGCTCCGTCATCGCGGGGACCTACGGCAAGACCACCGTGTTCGAACGGCACCGCCACCGCTACGAGGTGAACAACGAGTTCCGCCAGCAGATCGCCGACGCCGGCCTCGTCTTCTCGGGGACGACGACGGACGGCAAGCTCGTCGAGTTCGCCGAGCTGCCGAAGGACGTCCACCCCTACTACGTCTCGACCCAGGCCCACCCCGAACTGGGCTCGCGTCCCACGCGGCCGCACCCCCTGTTCGCCGGACTGGTCAAGGCGGCGCTCGAGCGCCGGGGCGCGAAGGCCTGAGCATGGGACTGCCCGGTGCGGGAAGCGCCGCGTTCGGTGACGAGCAGAGCCCGCGCCGGCTCCTCGGGACCACCACGGTCTACGAGGGGCGCGTGTGGGACGTGGTCAGCGAGCAGTTCAGCCTGACCGACGGCGGCGAGCCGATCACGCGGGACTTCATCCAGCACCCCGGGGCCGTGGCCGTGCTCGTGCTGAACGACGACGGACAGGTGCTCCTGCTGCGCCAGTACCGCCATCCGGTCCGGATGGCGCTGTGGGAGATCCCCGCGGGCCTCCTCGACGAGGACGGCGAGGAGTTCGTGGACGCCGCGGCCCGCGAACTCGCCGAGGAGGCGGACCTCACCGCCCGGCACTGGCACGTGCTCGTCGACCTGTTCCTGTCCCCGGGATCGTCCTCCGAAGCGCTGCGCGTGTACCTCGCGCGCGGTATCGGCGACGTCCCCGAGGCGGACCGGCACACCCGCACCCACGAGGAAGCCGAGATCGAGGTGCAGTGGGTGGATCTCGACGCCGCGGTGGACGCGGTGCTCGAGGGGCGCATCCACAGCCCGTCCGCGGTCGCGGCGATCCTCGCGGCCCGCGTGGCGCGCGAGAACGGGTACGCCGACCTCCGCCCCGCCACGACGCCCTGGCCCGAGCACCCGAGCCAGCACGCCACGTGGCCGCGCGGCGCTGTGCTCGAGGGCTGACGTCCATGCCGGAACCGGCGCCCGTCGTCGGCGCGGGACCGCTGTCCCTCCTCATCCGGGACTACCTCCAGCACATGTCCGTCGAACGCGGACTGTCCACCAACACGCTGTCCGCCTACGGGCGTGACCTGCGGCGCTACGAGGCGTTCCTCGACGCGCGCGGCGTGCGTGAGGCGGCGGCCATCACCCGGCACGACGTGTCGGCCTTCGCCCGGGCGGTCGCCTCCGGGGAGGACGGGCTCGCGCCGCTCGGCCCGCGCTCGGCGGCACGCACCGTCGTCGCCGTCCGCGGTCTCCACCGGTTCTGGGCGCTGGAGGGCGTCACCGAGGGTGATCCGGCGCGGGACGTCCATCCGCCGATGACGGGGCAGCGGCTGCCGAAGGCCATCCCCGTCGCCGACGTCGTGCGCATCCTGGACTCCGTCGACACCGCCACGCCGTCGGGGCAGCGCGATCGGGCACTGCTCGAGTTCCTCTACTCGACCGGCGCGAGGATCAGCGAGGCCGTGGGCCTAGACGTGGACGACGTGTCCGTCGGCGACGCGCTGGACGGACCTGCCGTCGTCCGGTTGACGGGCAAGGGGTCGAAGGAGCGCCTGGTCCCCGTGGGCTCGTACGCGGCGCGGGCCGTCGACGCCTACCTCGTCCGGGGGCGCCCGGCACTCGCGGCGAAGGGCAAGGGCAGCCCCGCCCTCTTCCTCAACGCGCGGGGCGGCCGGCTGAGCCGCCAGAGCGCCTGGACCATCCTGAAGACGGCGACCGAGCGGGCCGAGGTGAAGCGGGACGTCTCGCCGCACACGCTCAGGCACTCGTTCGCCACACACCTGCTCGAGGGCGGCGCCGACGTCCGCGTGGTGCAGGAACTCCTCGGCCATGCCTCCGTCACCACCACCCAGGTGTACACCCTCGTGACCGCCGACACCCTGCGGGAAGTCTATGCAGCGGCGCACCCCCGAGCCCGTGCCTGAGCCGGCGTCGGGGATGCCCGGCGGAGCGGCCCCGCCCGGCGAGTGGCTGACCGTCGACGGTGTGGCCTACCGCTGCGTGGTGCTGTGCCTCCTGGTCCGGACCGGCACAGGCCGGACGGGCGGGGACCGTCGCGAGGTGCTCCTCGGACTGAAGCGGACCGGCTTCGGGAGCGGCCGGGTGGTGGCGCTCGGCGGCAAGATCGACGGGCAGGAGACCGCCCTCGACGCCGCCGTGCGCGAGGTCCGCGAGGAGAGCGGCATCGACCTCCTCCCCGCCGGGGTGCGCGAGGCCGGCCGGATCACCTGGTCCTTCCCGGCACGGCCGGCGTGGAATATGGTGGCCTTCCTCTTCACGGCGGACGCCGGTGCGGCGGCCCCGCGGCCCAGCGAGGAGATCGAACCCCGCTGGTACCCGATCGACGAGCTCCCGTGGCACAGCATGTGGCAGGACGCCCCCCACTGGGTGCCGCTCGTCCTCGACGGGCGCAGGATCGCGGCCACCATCGTCATGGACGCCGACAACGAGGGCGTGGCCAGCGCCGTCGTCCGCTGAGCTCCCGCGGAGCTCCCGCCGGACCGGACCGGACCGGACCGGACCCCGGTGGGTCAGCCCTCGCCCACGTGCCGCTCGTCGGGTCCGTCGTAGAGGCTGAGGGGCCTGATCAGCGAGTTCGACGCGGCCTGCTCCATGATGTGCGCCGTCCAGCCCGTGATGCGGGCGGCGATGAAGAGCGGCGTGAACATCTCGGTGTCGAAGCCCATCAGGTGGTACGTGGGCCCGGCGGGATAGTCGAGGTTGGGCTTGATGCCCTTGGCCTCGTCCATCGCGGTCTCCAGCCCGGTGTACAGGCCGAGGATCTCGCTGCGCCCGTAGTACTCGATCATCGCGTCGAGCGCCGACTTCATGGTGGGTACCCGCGAGTCGCCGTGCTTGTACACGCGGTGGCCGAAGCCCATGACCTTCTTCCTGGCGGCGAGGGCATCCTCCATCCAGGCCTTCGCCCGGGCGGCGGCCTCCTCGCGGGTCTCGTCCTCCCGGATGCCGATCTCCTCGAAGGTGTGCATGACCGCCTCGTTCGCGCCGCCGTGCAGGGCACCCTTGAGGGCCCCGATCGCGCCGGTGACCGCCGAATGCAGGTCCGAGAGGGTCGAGGTGATCACGCGTGCCGTGAAGGTGGACGCGTTGAAGGAGTGCTCCGCGTACAGGACCATCGACACGTCGAACGCGTGGATCACCTCGGGGGGAGCCTCCTCCCCGAACGTCATCCAGAGGAAGTTGGCCGAGTAGCCGAGGTCCTCGCGGGGCTCCACCCGCTCCTGTCCACGGCGGCGCCGCTGGTCGTAGGCGACGACGGCCGGGAAGACCGCGAGGAGTGCCGCCGCCTTCTCCAGGTTCGCCTCGGGGCTGCTGTCGCCGGCACGGGGGTGGCTCGCGCCCAGCACCGAGACGGCGGTGCGAGCCACGTCCATGGGGTGCGCGGTCAGCGGCAGGAGGTCGATGGCCGCGACCACGTGGTCGGGGAGGGCCCGGTGCGCGCGCTCGAACGCGTCGAAGCGCTCCCGCTCGCCGGCGTCCGGCAGTTCGCCGTTCCACAGGAGGTAGGCGATGTCCTCGAAGTCCCGGGAACCGGCCAGCTCCTGCACCGGGTAGCCCCGGTACAGCAGCGAATTGGTGTCCGGATTGACCTTCGAGATCGCGGTGGTGTCCACCACGACCCCTGCGAGCCCCTTGTGGATCTCCGGTTCTGTCACGGCTGCTCCTTCTCTGCGTTCGGTCCGTCGGATGCGGGTGTGCCCGTCCGGACGCCGCCCGGCACCTCGAAGTTGAACACGGAGGAGTCGAAGCGGTTGTATCCCTCGTAGTCCACCAGTTCGTAGAGGCGGCTGCGCGTCTGCATCTCGCCCACAGCCTCTTCCTGCGTGCCGTGGGCCCTGATCGAGTCCAGCGTACGCTCGGCCGCGCCCATTGCACTGCGCAGCAGCGTCACCGGGTAGATCACCAGGGTGATGCCCACCTCCTGCAGCTGCTCCACGGTGAACAGCTCGCTCTTGCCGAACTCCGTCATGTTGGCCAGGATCGGCACGTCCACGGCGTCGCGGATGGCCCGGAACTCGTCGAGGCTCCGCATGGCCTCGGGGAAGATGGCGTCCGCGCCCGCCTCAACGAGCGCGCGGGACCGCTCCTGCGCGGCCTCGAGGGTGTCGGTGCCCCGGATGTCGGTGCGGGCCATGATGAGGAAGTTCGGGTCGCGGCGCGCATCGGCGGCGGCGCGGACGCGCTTCACGGCCGTGTCGAGGTCGACGACGTTCTTCCCGTCCAGGTGGCCGCACCGCTTCGGGTTGAACTGGTCCTCGATGTGGCAGCCGGCCAGACCGGCGTTCTCGAGTTCCTGCACGCTGCGGGCCACGTTCATGGGCTCGCCGAATCCCGTGTCCGCGTCGACGATGCAGGGCAGGTCCGTCATGCGCGCGATCTGCCCGGCACGGTGTGCGACCTCCGTGAGGGTGGTCAGGCCGATGTCCGGCAGCCCGAGGTCGGCGGCGATCACGGCGCCGGAGATGTAGACGCCGTCGAAGCCCTTGTCGCCGATCAGGCGAGCCGACAGCGGGTTGAAGGCCCCGGGGAACTGCTGGATGCGCCCGGAGGCCAGTGCGTCCCGGAGGTCCCGGCGCTTCTGCTCGGGGGTGGTGGTCGAGTACAGCACGGCGCCTCCTACAGCAGTCCCTGCGGCGCACCGGCCGCGTCGACGAGTCCCGGGCGGGCCACGATGTTCAGTTGCCCGAGGGATCCGGCGGGCAGCTCGGGCAGCTGCTCGACGGCGGCCAGGAAGCGGTCGAGTTCGGCGTCCTCGACGATGCCCGTGGCGAGCATGCGCAGCTTGGCGACGTAGTCCGCGCGGGCGAACGGCCTGGCGCCGAGGGGGTGGGCGTCGGCGACGGCGATCTCGTCGGTGATCACGGTGCCGTCCGTGAGGGTGATCTCGACCCTGCCGCCGAACGCCTTCTCCGCGATGTCCAGGGAGTGGTAGCGGCGCGTCCACTCCGGGTCCTCGAGCGTGGTCACCTTGTGCCACAGTGCGACGGTGTCGGGGCGCGCGGCACGCGCGGGCGCGTAGGAGTCCTCGTGGTGCCAGCGTCCGTCCTGGAGCGCCACGGTGAAGATGTAGGGGATCGAGTGGTCGAGCGTCTCCCGCGAGGCGGTCGGGTCGTACTTCTGCGGGTCGTTGGCGCCGGAGCCGATGACGTAGTGCGTGTGGTGCGAGGTGGAGATGACGATGGACGCGACGTTCTCCGGGTCGGTGGCCTCCGGGTGGGAGCCATGGAGGCGCCGGGCGAGGTCGATCCAGGCCTGCGCCTGGTACTCGGCGGAGTGCTCCTTCGTGTACGTGTCGAGGATGGCGCGCTTCGGTTCGCCGTCCGCCGGCAGCGGCACCTCGTAGGAGGCCTCCGGTCCGTCGAGCAGCCAGGCGATCACGCCGTCCTCACCCTCGTAGATGGGGGTGGGCGAGGTCTGGCCCCGCATCGCCCGGTCCACCGACTCGACCGCCATCTTCCCCGCGAACGCCGGCGCGTGCGCCTTCCAGGTGGAGATCTCGCCCTTGCGGGACTGGCGGGTCGCCGTCGTCGTGTGCAGTGCCTGGCCGACGGCGTGGAAGATGACGTCGGGGTCCAGGCCCAGCAGCGTGCCGATGCCGGCCGCGGCGGACGGGCCGAGGTGCGCGACGTGGTCGATCTTGTGCTCGTGCAGGCAGATGGCCTTCACGAGGTCCACCTGGATCTCGTAGCCGGTGGCGAGCGCGCGGACGAGGTCCGCCCCCGAGGCGCCGGTGTGCTGGGCCGCCGCGAGGATCGGCGGGATGTTGTCGCCCGGGTGCGAGTAGTCCGCGGCGAGGAAGGTGTCGTGGTAGTCGAGCTCGCGGACCGCGACGCCGTTGGCCCACGCCGCCCACTCGGCGGAGACGGGGGAGTCGACGCCGAACACCGCGGCACCCGCGCCGTGCGCGGACACCGGGTGGCTCAGCGCCTGGGCGCGTGCCGCGACGACGGGCGCCCTGGTCAGCGACGCGATCGCCACGGAGGCGTTGTCGATGATCCGGTTGATCACCATGTCCGTCACCTCGGGCGTCACCTCGACGGGATCGGCGGCGACCTGGGCGATCTTCCAGGCGAGCTGGCCGGAGCGGGGGAGGTTCTCCTCGCTGCGGTGGACGCGGACGGGATGGAGTTCGACCATGGTGTTCCTCTCGGTGGTACAGGATCGGTGGTCCGACATCGGTGGTCCGGTGTCGGTCGGTCAGGAGCGGGTGGTCAGGAGCGGTGGTCCGGTGCCCGCGGGCTGTCGGAGTCCGCCGGCGGGCCGAGCAGATGCTGGAGGCTGTGGTGGAGATGCACCCGCATGGATGCTTCGGTGAGGTCCGCGTTGCCCGAGGCCAGGGCCCGGGCGATCTGCTCGTGCTCCCGGGCGGAGGCGAGGAGCCGCGCCGGGTTGTCCCGGGCGAGCCGGCGGACACGGGCGAGGTGGGTGCGGATGGGTTTCTGCGCCTGCAGCAGGTAGTGGTTCCCGGCAGCATCGTCGATGCACTGGTCGAGGCGGGCCACGAGCGCGTAGTACGCCTCCTGGCCGCCGCCGTCGTCCTCGATGAGGTGCCCGGCGCGGGCGAACTCCCCGGCGAGGGCGGCGAAGACGCCGCTGTCGCCGCGTGCGGCCGCGAGCCGGACGGCCGCGCATTCGAGCGGCACGCGGACCTCGAACAGGTCGGTCACGGCCTCGAGGGAGATGGCGGAGACGACGACGCCGCGTCCTGCCTGGGGCGCGGCGAGGCCTTCGGCGACCAGCCGGGAGAGTGCCTCGCGCAGGGGCGTGCGGGAGACGCCGAGCCGGGCCGACTGCTCCACCTCGGCCAGCACGTCACCCGGCGCGAGCCGCCACTCGACGATGTCGGAGCGGAGCAGGGCATAGGCGCGATCGCTGGCCCGCATCCTCGTCGCCTCCTCCGTGGTGGTCCTGGTCCGTCCGCCGGTGCACCCGGCTCCGTCTCCAATGTATGCACAGAAGGGCTCCCGAACAAGAAAGCGCGGCCCACAGATCGGATTGGCGGACCCTGTGTATACAGCGAGCGATGGTGGATACTGATCCTCACCAACCGCGCGCGACGAGGGGCGACCATGGCTACAGGGCACGATGCCGGATCCGGGATGCTTCCCGGACAGGACTACCGACGGCTGCAGGCCCAGAGCCTCGCCGACCCGGAGCAGTTCTGGCTGGACGCCGCAGCCGCCGTCGACTGGACGACGCCGCCCACGGTCGCCCTCGACGGCTCGGACGCCCTGCTGCCCCGGTGGTTCCCCGACGCCTCCCTCAACACGAGCTACAACGCCCTCGACCGGCACGTCGAGGCCGGCCGGGGCGGGCAGGCGGCCCTCGTCTACGACTCCGCGATGCTCGGTACCACCCGCACCCTCACGTACGCGGAGCTCCGCGACGAGGTCGCGGTGTTCGCGGGCGCGCTCGCACGCCTGGGCGTCGGGAAGGGCGACAGGGTGCTCGTGTACCTGCCGATGATCCCCGAGGCCGCCGTGGCCATGCTGGCGTGTGCCCGGATCGGCGCGATCCACTCGGTCGTCTTCGGGGGCTTCGCCGCCGCCGAACTCGCCGCCCGCATCAGGGACGCCCGGCCGTCCGCGGTCGTCACGGCGGACGGCGGCATCGAACCCACCCGGCGCGTCGAATACCTCCCCGCGGTCCAGGAGGCGCTCGCGCTCGCCGACAGCACGGGGACGCCCGTCGTCGTCAAGGCGCGCGACGGGTTCGGCCACGGTGTCGCCGCGTACCGGGAGCCCGGGACGCGGTGGCTGGACTGGGACGAGGCCGTCGCCGCCGCCGAGGCCGTCCCGCCCGTGCCGGTCGCCGCGACGGATCCGCTCTACATCCTCTACACCTCGGGCACCACCGGATCCCCGAAGGGCGTGGTGCGCGACAACGGCGGGCACGCCGTCGCGCTCACCTGGTCCATGCGGGCGATCTTCGGCGTGGGGCCGGGCGACACCATGCTGACGGCGTCCGACGTCGGCTGGGTGGTGGGCCACTCCTACATCGTCTACGGGCCGCTCCTCGCCGGCGCCACGACCGTCCTGTACGAGGGGAAGCCCGTGGGCACCCCCGACGCGGGGACCTTCGGGCGCCTCATCGAACAGCACCACGCCAGGGTGCTGTTCACCGCGCCGACCGCCCTGCGCGCGGTCCGGCGGGCGGACCCCGCCGGTGCGGCCGTGCAGGCCCACGACCTCTCCTCCCTGGAGACGCTCTTCTCGGCCGGCGAGCGGCTCGACACCGGGACGTCGGCGTGGATCGGGGACGTCCTCGGCGTGCCGGTCGTCGACAACTGGTGGCAGACGGAGACCGGCTGGCCCATCTGCGCCAACCCGCGCGGGCTGGGCGGCGTACCGCTGAAGGCCGGCTCGCCGTCCCTGCCCTCGCCCGGGTACGACGTCGTGATCCTCGACCCCGGCGGAGCCCCGGTGCCCGCCGGGACCGAGGGGAGCATCGCCCTCCGCCTCCCGCTGCCGCCCGGCACGCTGACGACCCTGTGGGGCAGCGACGACCGCTACCGGGAGGCGTACCTCAGCGACGTCCCGGGCTTCTACACGAGCGGCGACTCCGGGTACCTGGACGAGGACGGCTACCTGTTCGTGATGGGCCGCACCGACGACGTCATCAACATCGCCGGCCACCGGCTCTCGACCGGCGCGATCGAACAGGTGATCGCCCAGCACCCCGTGGTGGCCGAGTGCGCCGTGCTCGGGCTGCCGGATCCCGTCAAGGGACAGCGCGCCAGCGGCTACGTGGTGCTGAAGGCGGGCGCCGCCATCGACCCGGCATCGCTCGAGGCCGAACTCGTGGCGATGGTCCGCCGGTCGATCGGTCCCGTGGCCGACTTCCGGTCCGCCGTCGTCGTCGAGGCGCTGCCGAAGACGCGGTCCGGCAAGATCCTCCGGAAGACGATGCGGCAGATGGCGGCGGGTACCGCGTACGCCGTCCCGTCCACCATCGAGGACCCCGCGGTGCTCGCGGCGCTGGAGCCCCTGCTGCGCCCGGTGGCGGGCGGCTGACCGGCCGCCGCGGGCACTAGCGGTCCGCGGCGTTGCGCGCCCAGCTGTACTCGAACTCCGGGCGCCCCCGTGTGCCGTACCGCGGTGTGCGCAGGACGGACTGCTGGTCCGCAAGGTATTCCAGGTAGCGGCGCGCGGTGACCCTGGACATGGACAGGGCCTCCGACACCTCGATGGCGGAGGTGGGCTCCGAGAGTTCCTTGAGGAGCCGCGACACCGCGCGCAGCGTCTCCGCCGAGAGGCCCTTGGGCAGCAGGGCCGCCGTCGCCGGCCGCAGGGACGCGAAGGCGGAGTCGACCTCCGCCTGCGTGGTGGTGGATGCCTGCTCCACCAGATTCCGCCGGAACTCACGGTAGGCGCCCAGCTTCTCGCTGAACGCCGAGTAGGTGAACGGCTTGATGAGGTACTGGACGACGCCGGACGAGATGGCGGAGCGGACCACCTGGAGATCCCGCACGGCCGTGATGGCGACGATGTCCAGCGGCATGCCGAGGCCACGCACCCGCCGGACGATGTCGAGGCCGTGGGCGTCCGGGAGGTTCATGTCCAGCAGCATGAGGTCGACGACGGCGGGCGCCCGCCCCTGCTCCCCGCCGGTCAGATGCAGGAAGGCCGCGAGCTCGGCGCCGCTCCGCACGATCCCGGCGAGCTCGAACCCCTCGAGCCGCCGGATGTACTCCGCGTGGGCGTCCGCCGCCACCGGGTCGTCCTCCACCACGAGGACGCGGATGGCGCTCATGTCCTGCCCCCGCCCTCGGCGCCCTGCGGCACGGCGGGTCCGGTGCCTGCTTCGGCCCCGGTCGGCGTGCCGCCGGCTGCGGTGCCGGAGCTGCCGGCAGGGTGGTCGGCAGGCCCGTCCGGTGCCCCGGGCAGGGGGAGGCGCACCGAGAACCGCGCGCCGCCGTCCTCGGTGTCCGTCACCTCGACCGACCCTCCGAAGCGCTCCACCGCCTGCCGGACGAGGGCCAGCCCGATCCCTCGTCCGGTGCCTCCCGCTGCGTCCGGCGCCTTCGTGCTGTACCCGAACGCGAACACCCTCGCCTTCTCCGAGTCGGGCAGCCCGTTGCCGCTGTCCTCGACGACGATCCCGAGCCCCGGCGCCGCGTCGTCGCCCACCCGGCGCACCGTGAGGACCACGCGGGGCTCCGCGGAGGCGACGGCCTCGTCGAACGCGTTGTCGAGGAGATTGCCGATGATGGTCACGAGGTCCACCGGGTTGAGCAGGCCCGCCCGCGCCTCGGGGGCGATCTCGGTGATCAGCTCGATCCCGCGCTCGTTCGCCTGGGCAGCCTTGCCCACCAGGAGGGCGGCGATGAACGGTTCGTCGACGGCCTGGACCACCTCGTCCGTCAGGCGCTGCGACTGCTGCAGGTCCCGCGTGGCGAAGTCGATGGCATCGGCGCCCCGCCCGAGCTCGACCAGCGAGACGATGGTGTGCAGCCGGTTCGCGTGCTCGTGGGTCTGCGAGCGCAGGGCGTCCGTGAGCGTGCGCATCGTCTGGACCTGTCCCGTGAGCGCCTCGATGTCGGTGTGGTCGCGCAGCGTCGTCACAGTGCCCAGCGCCGCCTGCTGCGCGCCCCGCCCTGCGGCGGCGGGCGGCACGGCCGGCTCCTGGTTGACCACCAGCACACGGCTGGCCGTGAGGTGCACCTCGTCATGTGCGCGGCGACCCGAGGCGAGGAGCTCACGCAGCGACGGCGGCACGGCGAGGCGCGACGCCGGGACCGGGTCCTGGGTGCCGTCCAGTCCGAGGAGGCGGGCGGCCTGGTCGTTGTAGAGCACCAGGCGCCCGGCGGCGTCGGTCAGCAGCAGTCCTTCCCGCACGGAGTGGAGGACGGCGTCGTAGAACACGAAGGAGCGTGAGAGGTCCGCCGGTCCCATGCCCAGCGTCGCGTGCCGGAGGCGCCGGCTCAACAGGAACGAGGCGAGCGCCCCGAGCGCCAGGGAGCCGAGCGCGATCAGGGC
This genomic interval from Arthrobacter agilis contains the following:
- a CDS encoding GntR family transcriptional regulator, which produces MRASDRAYALLRSDIVEWRLAPGDVLAEVEQSARLGVSRTPLREALSRLVAEGLAAPQAGRGVVVSAISLEAVTDLFEVRVPLECAAVRLAAARGDSGVFAALAGEFARAGHLIEDDGGGQEAYYALVARLDQCIDDAAGNHYLLQAQKPIRTHLARVRRLARDNPARLLASAREHEQIARALASGNADLTEASMRVHLHHSLQHLLGPPADSDSPRAPDHRS
- a CDS encoding MmgE/PrpD family protein encodes the protein MVELHPVRVHRSEENLPRSGQLAWKIAQVAADPVEVTPEVTDMVINRIIDNASVAIASLTRAPVVAARAQALSHPVSAHGAGAAVFGVDSPVSAEWAAWANGVAVRELDYHDTFLAADYSHPGDNIPPILAAAQHTGASGADLVRALATGYEIQVDLVKAICLHEHKIDHVAHLGPSAAAGIGTLLGLDPDVIFHAVGQALHTTTATRQSRKGEISTWKAHAPAFAGKMAVESVDRAMRGQTSPTPIYEGEDGVIAWLLDGPEASYEVPLPADGEPKRAILDTYTKEHSAEYQAQAWIDLARRLHGSHPEATDPENVASIVISTSHHTHYVIGSGANDPQKYDPTASRETLDHSIPYIFTVALQDGRWHHEDSYAPARAARPDTVALWHKVTTLEDPEWTRRYHSLDIAEKAFGGRVEITLTDGTVITDEIAVADAHPLGARPFARADYVAKLRMLATGIVEDAELDRFLAAVEQLPELPAGSLGQLNIVARPGLVDAAGAPQGLL
- the xerD gene encoding site-specific tyrosine recombinase XerD — encoded protein: MPEPAPVVGAGPLSLLIRDYLQHMSVERGLSTNTLSAYGRDLRRYEAFLDARGVREAAAITRHDVSAFARAVASGEDGLAPLGPRSAARTVVAVRGLHRFWALEGVTEGDPARDVHPPMTGQRLPKAIPVADVVRILDSVDTATPSGQRDRALLEFLYSTGARISEAVGLDVDDVSVGDALDGPAVVRLTGKGSKERLVPVGSYAARAVDAYLVRGRPALAAKGKGSPALFLNARGGRLSRQSAWTILKTATERAEVKRDVSPHTLRHSFATHLLEGGADVRVVQELLGHASVTTTQVYTLVTADTLREVYAAAHPRARA
- a CDS encoding CTP synthase, encoding MIGLNSVAQQINSRFLKSATTKHIFVTGGVASSLGKGLTASSLGHLLRARGLSVTMQKLDPYLNVDPGTMNPFQHGEVFVTDDGAETDLDIGHYERFLDENLDGSANVTTGQVYSTVIAKERRGEYLGDTVQVIPHITDEIKRRMRLPAEATPGKKAPDVIITEIGGTVGDIESQPFLESARQVRQDVGRNNVFFLHVSLVPYIGPSQELKTKPTQHSVAMLRSIGIQPDAIVIRSDREVPAAMREKIGRMCDVDLDAVVNAADAPSIYDIPKTLHAQGLDAYIVQALDLKFKDVNWTKWNKLLEAVHNPKHQVEVALVGKYIDLPDAYLSVTEALRAGGFANKAKVTIKWVPSDECQTPEGAKKALAGVDAICIPGGFGIRGLEGKLGALTYARENKVPTLGLCLGLQCMVIEYARNVVGLEGASSSEFEPDTEYPVIATMAEQLHIVAGEGDMGGTMRLGRWEAKLQEGSVIAGTYGKTTVFERHRHRYEVNNEFRQQIADAGLVFSGTTTDGKLVEFAELPKDVHPYYVSTQAHPELGSRPTRPHPLFAGLVKAALERRGAKA
- a CDS encoding NUDIX domain-containing protein, translating into MGLPGAGSAAFGDEQSPRRLLGTTTVYEGRVWDVVSEQFSLTDGGEPITRDFIQHPGAVAVLVLNDDGQVLLLRQYRHPVRMALWEIPAGLLDEDGEEFVDAAARELAEEADLTARHWHVLVDLFLSPGSSSEALRVYLARGIGDVPEADRHTRTHEEAEIEVQWVDLDAAVDAVLEGRIHSPSAVAAILAARVARENGYADLRPATTPWPEHPSQHATWPRGAVLEG
- the prpB gene encoding methylisocitrate lyase, with product MLYSTTTPEQKRRDLRDALASGRIQQFPGAFNPLSARLIGDKGFDGVYISGAVIAADLGLPDIGLTTLTEVAHRAGQIARMTDLPCIVDADTGFGEPMNVARSVQELENAGLAGCHIEDQFNPKRCGHLDGKNVVDLDTAVKRVRAAADARRDPNFLIMARTDIRGTDTLEAAQERSRALVEAGADAIFPEAMRSLDEFRAIRDAVDVPILANMTEFGKSELFTVEQLQEVGITLVIYPVTLLRSAMGAAERTLDSIRAHGTQEEAVGEMQTRSRLYELVDYEGYNRFDSSVFNFEVPGGVRTGTPASDGPNAEKEQP
- a CDS encoding bifunctional 2-methylcitrate synthase/citrate synthase — translated: MTEPEIHKGLAGVVVDTTAISKVNPDTNSLLYRGYPVQELAGSRDFEDIAYLLWNGELPDAGERERFDAFERAHRALPDHVVAAIDLLPLTAHPMDVARTAVSVLGASHPRAGDSSPEANLEKAAALLAVFPAVVAYDQRRRRGQERVEPREDLGYSANFLWMTFGEEAPPEVIHAFDVSMVLYAEHSFNASTFTARVITSTLSDLHSAVTGAIGALKGALHGGANEAVMHTFEEIGIREDETREEAAARAKAWMEDALAARKKVMGFGHRVYKHGDSRVPTMKSALDAMIEYYGRSEILGLYTGLETAMDEAKGIKPNLDYPAGPTYHLMGFDTEMFTPLFIAARITGWTAHIMEQAASNSLIRPLSLYDGPDERHVGEG
- a CDS encoding 8-oxo-dGTP diphosphatase; amino-acid sequence: MQRRTPEPVPEPASGMPGGAAPPGEWLTVDGVAYRCVVLCLLVRTGTGRTGGDRREVLLGLKRTGFGSGRVVALGGKIDGQETALDAAVREVREESGIDLLPAGVREAGRITWSFPARPAWNMVAFLFTADAGAAAPRPSEEIEPRWYPIDELPWHSMWQDAPHWVPLVLDGRRIAATIVMDADNEGVASAVVR